In the genome of Dermatobacter hominis, the window GTCCTCTGCCCCGACGACGACGAGCACCTGGACCTCGAGCAGGGCACGCCGCACTTCAAGGGCTTCCCCGGCCGTCTCGTCCCCGTCGACCCGCCGGCCGGCATGTCGCCGATCACCCTGGAGGGCTGACCGTGACCTCCCGCAGCGAGCTCGACCACCGCCGGCGCGAGGCGCAGGCCGCCCTGCTCGGCCGCGTCGCCGGCCGTGCGCTCACCCGGCGCACCACCGGGCTCGACGGGCTGGCCAAGAAGCTCGTCGCCGGCCGCGCCCCGACGGTCGGACCCGACCCCGAGCTCGACCACGACGACCCCGACTGGCAGGTCCCCGGACCCTCGACCCGGGACGGGTCGGACCGGACCTAGAGGGGGCGGACGCCGGTGAGCTCCTCGGAGCGGGCCCACAGCAGCGCCTGCAGGCCGCGGTCCTGGGAGCGCCGGCTCGAGCGCACGACGATCGGGTGGCCGCGCGTCTCGAACAACCGGTCGGGCCCGTAGTACTGGCCGCCGCCGGCCGTCGGATCGGTCGCGGCCCGCAGCGTCGGCAGGGCGCCCATCGCCGCGCTCTGCGCGAGCGCGGACAGCCTCGAGTGCATCAGGTCCGAGAACGGGACGTGGCGGGCGAGCTCGGTGTCGGAGCCGCCGGGGTGCGCGGCGAGCGCCGCGGTCGGCGCGCCCGCCGCCACGAGCCGCCGGTGCAGCTCGTAGGTGAACATCAGGTTGGCGAGCTTCGACCGCGAGTACGCGGCGAAGCGGTTGTAGCGGTCCTCGGCCCGGACGTCGTCGAGGTCGAACGCGAACGGCGCCCAGTGGCCGAGGCTCGCGACGGTCACGACGCGGGATCCGTCGACCCCGACGATGCGGTCGAGCAGCAGGCCCGTCAGCGCGAAGTGGCCCAGGTGGTTGGTCCCGAACTGCAGCTCGAAGCCCTCGGCCGTCAGCTGGCGCTCCGTGTACATCACCCCCGCGTTGTTCACGAGCAGGTCGATGCGCGGGTGCGCGCCGCCGATCGCCTCCGCGGCGGCCCGCACCGAGGACAGCGACGCGAGGTCGAGCTGCTGCAGCTCGAGCCGGGCGTCGGGCACGCTCGACGCGATGTCCTCGACGGCTGCGGCCCCCCGGTCGAGGCTCCGCACGGCGAGGACCACCGTGGCGCCGTGGGCCGCCAGCTGGCGGGCCGTCTCGAGGCCGAGGCCCGAGTTGGCGCCGGTCACGACGGCCACGCGGCCCGTCTGATCGGGGATGTCGTCTTCGTCCCAGCGTCCGTCCGCCATCCGTGCCTCCCGTCGGCGCCTGCGTCGGACAAGGCAAGCCGCCGGCACCCGCCGCGGCAACCCGGACGGTGCAGGTCGTCCCGGTCAGCGGTCGCCCGGGCCCGGTCGCACCCGACGGGTGTGCGAGCGACCTCACAGCGCCCCACCGGCGCTGTGAGGCGCCGCACATCGCGCGCCGCCGGTGGTTGAGGTGGCCGTCATCGAGCCGTCAACCCCCGGGAACGGCGGTGCAACGCCGACCTGGTGGGGTGGGCGCCATGTCCACGACCGAGCTGTCGAGCACCCCCTCCGACGTCCGATCCCGGCCCCGCGTCGTGGTCGTCGGCAACGGCATGGTCGGCCACCGCGTGCTCACCGAGCTCGTCGACCGCGGCGTCGCGCCCCACGTCGAGGTGGTGGTCGTCGGCGACGAGCGTCGCCACGCGTACGACCGCGTCGGCCTCAGCTCGCTGTTCGGCGACCGCACCCCTGAGGACCTGTCGCTCGTCGACGACGGATTCCACGAGGAGCACGGCATCGGGCTCGTGCTCGGGGACCCGGTCGACCGCATCGACCGGACGGCCCGCACCGTCACGACGGCGTCCGGCCGGCGGCTGGCGTACGACCAGCTGGTCCTCGCGACCGGGTCGACGCCGTTCGTCCCGCCGGTCGAGGGCAGCGACCTCGTCGGCTGCCACGTCTACCGGACCATCGACGACCTCGACGGCATCCGGGCCGACGCCGAGCGGCCCGGCGTCCGCCGGGGCGCGGTGATCGGCGGCGGGCTCCTCGGTCTCGAGGCGGCCGACGCGCTGCGCCGCCTCGGGCTCGAGACCCACGTGGTGGAGTTCGCGCCGCGGCTGATGCCCGTGCAGCTCGAC includes:
- a CDS encoding oxidoreductase, with protein sequence MADGRWDEDDIPDQTGRVAVVTGANSGLGLETARQLAAHGATVVLAVRSLDRGAAAVEDIASSVPDARLELQQLDLASLSSVRAAAEAIGGAHPRIDLLVNNAGVMYTERQLTAEGFELQFGTNHLGHFALTGLLLDRIVGVDGSRVVTVASLGHWAPFAFDLDDVRAEDRYNRFAAYSRSKLANLMFTYELHRRLVAAGAPTAALAAHPGGSDTELARHVPFSDLMHSRLSALAQSAAMGALPTLRAATDPTAGGGQYYGPDRLFETRGHPIVVRSSRRSQDRGLQALLWARSEELTGVRPL